Proteins from a genomic interval of Microbacterium esteraromaticum:
- a CDS encoding YaeQ family protein, with product MAIGSTIITFEVQLADTDRGVYEDYSLRVAQHPSETDAYMLTRVLAHALEHTEGIDFGGGISQAEEPAVLVRDLTGSVTAWIEVGAPDAERLHRGSRLAERTVVYTHRDPAKVIAAWAGKRIHRSDEIKVFSFDPGFIEQATPQLERRNTCSITVTERMLYLDLNGTMLTSAVHEHSLS from the coding sequence ATGGCAATCGGTTCGACGATCATCACCTTCGAGGTGCAGCTGGCCGACACCGATCGGGGTGTGTACGAGGACTACTCGCTGCGGGTGGCGCAGCATCCGTCCGAGACAGATGCGTACATGCTGACGCGTGTGCTCGCTCACGCGCTCGAGCACACCGAGGGCATCGACTTCGGCGGCGGCATCTCGCAGGCCGAAGAACCCGCGGTACTCGTGCGCGACCTCACCGGCAGCGTGACCGCATGGATCGAAGTGGGCGCACCCGACGCCGAGCGCCTTCACCGCGGCAGCAGACTCGCCGAGCGCACCGTCGTCTACACCCACCGCGACCCGGCGAAGGTCATCGCCGCGTGGGCGGGCAAGCGCATCCACCGCTCCGACGAGATCAAGGTGTTCAGTTTTGACCCGGGCTTCATCGAGCAGGCGACGCCCCAGCTCGAGAGGCGTAACACCTGCTCGATCACCGTGACCGAGCGGATGCTCTACCTCGACCTCAACGGCACGATGCTCACATCCGCAGTGCACGAGCACTCGCTGAGCTGA